In Sphingobium sp. B2D3C, a genomic segment contains:
- the tsf gene encoding translation elongation factor Ts codes for MAEITAAAVKELRERSGAGMMDCKKALAETNGDVEAAVDWLRAKGLAAAQKKSSRTAAEGLVVVAVDGTSGVAVEVNSETDFVAKNDQFQGFVRTAGDVALKNAIGDAEALLAAPHPAGGTINDALVTNVATIGENQQLRRVKAVSVDQGLVIDYMHNAVAPSLGKIGVLVALESPAGADVLAPLGKQIAMHIAAAFPVALKAEDIPSEILDRERKIAAEKAAESGKPADIVAKMVDGAVAKFAKEQALLSQIFVMDNKTPIADVVAKAAKDAGTTIVLKDYVRFQLGEGIEKEEKDFAAEVAAAVGA; via the coding sequence ATGGCAGAGATTACCGCAGCCGCCGTCAAGGAACTGCGCGAGCGCTCGGGCGCTGGCATGATGGACTGCAAGAAGGCGCTTGCTGAAACCAATGGTGACGTGGAAGCCGCAGTCGACTGGCTGCGCGCCAAGGGCCTTGCCGCCGCGCAGAAGAAGTCGAGCCGCACCGCAGCCGAGGGCCTCGTGGTCGTGGCTGTCGATGGCACGAGCGGCGTTGCCGTCGAAGTGAACAGCGAGACGGACTTCGTCGCCAAGAACGATCAGTTCCAGGGCTTCGTCCGCACGGCCGGCGACGTGGCGCTCAAGAACGCCATCGGCGATGCCGAGGCTCTGCTGGCCGCGCCGCACCCGGCCGGTGGCACGATCAACGATGCGCTGGTGACCAATGTCGCCACCATTGGCGAGAACCAGCAGCTCCGTCGCGTGAAGGCTGTTTCGGTCGATCAGGGTCTGGTCATCGATTACATGCACAACGCTGTGGCGCCCTCGCTCGGCAAGATCGGCGTGCTCGTCGCGCTGGAAAGCCCGGCCGGTGCCGACGTGCTCGCCCCGCTCGGCAAGCAGATCGCCATGCACATCGCGGCGGCCTTCCCGGTCGCGCTCAAGGCTGAGGACATTCCGTCCGAGATCCTCGACCGCGAGCGCAAGATCGCGGCTGAGAAGGCTGCCGAGTCGGGCAAGCCCGCCGACATCGTCGCCAAGATGGTCGACGGCGCCGTGGCGAAGTTCGCCAAGGAGCAGGCGCTGCTCTCGCAGATCTTCGTGATGGACAACAAGACGCCGATCGCGGACGTCGTGGCCAAGGCCGCGAAGGATGCCGGCACGACCATCGTCCTCAAGGACTATGTGCGCTTCCAGCTCGGCGAAGGCATCGAGAAGGAAGAGAAGGATTTCGCGGCGGAAGTCGCGGCCGCCGTCGGCGCCTGA